In the Maribacter sp. MJ134 genome, one interval contains:
- a CDS encoding OmpA family protein, whose product MKTSSLLLLILTVGVINFATSQENLQITPKDSIVQSSWIIGLGYNAVDDSGNVFDGLFNVSDEWNLLPYPSRISIGRYFKNGLGIEAIGSYNKYKEGKIIDGLVNTEDRVYLGLDARLTYDLNKIIGQTGWFDPYVGIGLGYTDANDQSRGTYNAVVGFRTWFSDKWGLDFNSTGKWSMGNEANVTNHLQHAAGVVYQFGIEKGLSKRGEEKLELLAAIEKEKQRQQDSINEVNRIKEELLLAERLQKEKERAALAAAEKAKQDAENKRRQGLTDRINDLGYVYFDLNSSFLNKTSKNVLDSLVKIFDEIPTLKLKITSHTDSRGSSNYNDWLSQRRVDKTKEYLIASGITPERLVAEAYGERKLLNECDDDTYCPEEKHRINRRSEFIILNY is encoded by the coding sequence ATGAAGACTTCCTCACTTCTCCTACTAATACTGACTGTTGGTGTCATAAACTTTGCCACAAGTCAAGAAAACCTGCAAATAACTCCTAAAGACAGCATTGTTCAAAGCTCTTGGATTATTGGTCTTGGATATAATGCAGTTGATGATTCTGGAAACGTTTTTGACGGTCTATTCAATGTTTCCGATGAATGGAACCTTTTGCCTTATCCTTCTCGGATAAGTATTGGACGATACTTTAAAAATGGCTTAGGGATAGAAGCTATTGGATCTTATAACAAGTATAAGGAAGGAAAAATAATAGATGGTTTGGTTAATACCGAGGACAGGGTCTATTTAGGTTTAGATGCTAGGTTGACTTACGATTTAAACAAGATTATTGGTCAAACGGGTTGGTTTGACCCTTATGTTGGCATAGGATTGGGATATACTGATGCAAATGACCAGTCTAGAGGCACATATAATGCCGTTGTTGGTTTTAGGACATGGTTTTCTGATAAATGGGGTCTAGATTTTAATTCAACAGGTAAATGGTCTATGGGTAACGAGGCTAACGTTACCAACCACCTTCAGCATGCTGCTGGAGTTGTTTATCAGTTTGGTATAGAGAAAGGATTATCAAAAAGAGGGGAGGAGAAGTTAGAATTACTCGCTGCTATCGAAAAAGAAAAACAACGACAACAAGACTCTATTAACGAAGTTAATCGCATAAAAGAAGAGTTGTTATTGGCAGAAAGATTACAAAAAGAAAAAGAACGTGCAGCACTGGCAGCAGCAGAAAAAGCGAAACAGGATGCGGAGAATAAGAGACGACAAGGCCTTACAGATCGCATTAATGATCTAGGATATGTGTATTTTGACCTGAACTCCTCGTTCTTAAATAAAACGTCGAAAAATGTACTTGATTCTCTCGTCAAAATTTTTGACGAAATCCCAACTTTAAAATTAAAAATCACATCACATACGGATTCCCGAGGAAGCTCAAATTACAACGATTGGTTGTCACAAAGGCGTGTAGATAAAACCAAGGAATACCTAATTGCTTCTGGAATTACCCCTGAAAGATTGGTTGCCGAAGCTTACGGGGAGCGTAAACTGTTAAACGAATGCGATGATGATACGTATTGTCCCGAAGAAAAACACCGCATCAATAGAAGGTCAGAATTTATAATTTTGAACTACTAG
- the bshA gene encoding N-acetyl-alpha-D-glucosaminyl L-malate synthase BshA: MKIAIVCYPTFGGSGVVATELGIALANRGHEVHFVTYKQPVRLELLNNNIFFHEVHVPEYPLFQYQPYELALSSKLVDTIKLHHIDLLHVHYAIPHAYAGYMAKKMLEEEGIHVPMVTTLHGTDITLVGKHPFYKPAVTFSINESDIVTSVSQNLKERTLEIFDIKGEIEVIPNFIDAKKYSTSFTDCQRTNMARDDERIVTHISNFRKVKRIPDVIKVFHNIQKTIPSKLIMVGDGPEKAGAEILCEKLGISDSVIFLGNSNEIDKILCFSDLFLLPSESESFGLAALEAMINKTPVISSNAGGIPEVNTDGVTGFLSDVGDIEDMAENALVILGKDETLKNFKQNAVNEAQKFDILKVLPRYEEVYERAYKARLKNV, encoded by the coding sequence ATGAAAATAGCTATTGTTTGTTACCCTACTTTTGGAGGTAGTGGTGTTGTTGCCACAGAGCTTGGTATAGCTCTAGCCAATAGGGGGCATGAGGTTCATTTTGTAACGTACAAACAACCTGTTCGTTTAGAATTATTGAATAATAATATCTTTTTTCACGAGGTACACGTTCCTGAATATCCTCTTTTTCAGTACCAACCTTATGAGTTGGCACTTTCCAGTAAGCTTGTAGATACCATTAAATTGCATCATATAGATTTGTTGCACGTGCATTACGCAATTCCGCACGCCTATGCAGGTTACATGGCAAAAAAAATGTTGGAAGAAGAAGGTATACACGTGCCAATGGTCACCACACTGCACGGAACCGATATAACCTTAGTAGGAAAACACCCTTTTTATAAACCCGCGGTTACCTTTAGCATCAATGAATCTGACATTGTAACTTCTGTATCACAAAACCTCAAAGAACGTACGTTAGAAATTTTTGACATCAAGGGCGAGATTGAAGTGATACCAAATTTTATAGATGCCAAGAAGTACAGCACTTCTTTTACTGATTGCCAGCGAACCAATATGGCCAGAGATGACGAACGTATAGTAACGCACATAAGTAATTTTAGAAAGGTTAAGCGTATTCCGGATGTTATAAAGGTCTTTCATAATATACAGAAGACCATTCCGTCTAAACTAATAATGGTCGGCGACGGTCCAGAGAAGGCCGGCGCCGAAATCTTATGCGAAAAATTGGGTATTTCGGACAGTGTCATATTCTTAGGGAACAGTAATGAAATCGATAAAATCCTATGCTTTTCCGACTTATTCCTTTTACCTTCCGAATCAGAGAGTTTTGGACTAGCAGCACTGGAGGCTATGATAAATAAGACCCCTGTAATTTCAAGTAACGCAGGTGGAATCCCAGAGGTGAACACAGACGGTGTTACAGGTTTTTTAAGTGATGTCGGAGATATTGAGGATATGGCTGAAAACGCATTGGTAATTCTAGGAAAAGATGAAACCTTAAAGAATTTTAAGCAGAATGCTGTCAATGAAGCCCAAAAATTTGACATCCTTAAAGTGCTCCCACGTTATGAAGAGGTATATGAAAGGGCTTACAAAGCACGATTGAAAAATGTCTAG
- a CDS encoding glycoside hydrolase family 3 N-terminal domain-containing protein gives MRPNLYYLFFFLGLQGLFAQNPLVTTDSLLQATWVNNKYDAMSLDEKIGQLFMVSVASNESGQRTDRIKELIKNHHIGGVIFSKGGPNRQAKLCNEYQSLSKTPLLIGMDAEWGLAMRLDSTYAFPWNMTLGAIQNDGIVEKVGRQVGKHAKRLGVHINFAPDIDINTNAENPIIGNRSFGEDREAVTAKGIAFMKGMESVGVLSSGKHFPGHGDTAVDSHHALPVIPFSRERLDSVELYPYKKLIKEGLSSIMVAHLEVPSMELKEGLPSSLSEQIISGILKEEMGFQGLVFTDALNMKGATKYGVDGEVELAAFIAGNDMLLMPESVADAKEKIVQAYNKGKISEQRLALSVKKILMAKYKVGLNNYRPIQTASLYQDLNSLEDDLIYEEAIENAITVVKNKFNLLGIRNLQNKKIAYVKFGDAPNDEFLKSLKRYAKVTEVNGENITTLKTKLADYNLVIIGHHKSNESPWKGYKFSKKELAWLQEISNLRSSNLILCVFAKPYALKEVATFQNIDAVVMSYQNSGLSQKKTAELLFGAIPASGKLPVSTNMEFPAGTGVLLKSLKRLGYSIPERVGFSSLKLSKIDQLVQNGLDSLMYPGAQVVVARKGKIVYNKSFGKPTYKSNREVKEDDVYDLASLTKILATLPMVMKMDEENKIRLNDTFEELVPDYSDTEIKNVTVLKALSHYGRLPAWIPFYVRTLDKKRQPSEEFYRKVPTPGFSYKVAENLYLTDAYKDSIYNRIGRQDLKSNRYRYSDVPYYVMKKYIEDTYGQRLDKLTSDFLYDKLGAQHTSYNPLEKFPKNKIIPSEEDKYYRYQTVHGYVHDMGAAMQGGVGGHAGLFSNANDVAKIMQMYLQEGYYGGSRFFTSRTVKKFNTCYFCDKNVRRGVGFDKPQLENSGPTCGCVSRKSFGHSGFTGTYTWADPEEEIIYVFLSNRTYPTASNTLLVKSGLRTRIQQAIYDSILN, from the coding sequence ATGCGCCCCAATCTTTACTATTTATTTTTCTTTTTAGGATTACAAGGGCTTTTTGCCCAGAACCCCTTGGTTACTACTGACAGTCTTTTACAGGCTACTTGGGTAAATAATAAGTACGATGCCATGAGCCTAGATGAGAAAATAGGTCAATTGTTCATGGTAAGTGTAGCTTCGAATGAAAGTGGCCAGCGTACGGACCGTATTAAAGAGTTGATTAAGAACCATCATATAGGAGGTGTCATATTTTCTAAAGGAGGACCAAATAGACAGGCTAAACTCTGTAATGAATACCAATCGCTTTCAAAAACACCACTTCTTATTGGTATGGATGCGGAATGGGGATTAGCAATGCGTTTAGATTCCACTTATGCGTTTCCTTGGAATATGACATTGGGAGCTATTCAAAATGACGGAATAGTAGAAAAAGTAGGACGTCAAGTTGGGAAGCATGCCAAACGTTTAGGGGTACATATTAATTTTGCTCCTGATATTGATATCAATACCAATGCGGAGAATCCAATTATTGGCAATCGTTCTTTTGGTGAAGACAGAGAGGCGGTTACTGCAAAAGGAATTGCTTTTATGAAAGGAATGGAAAGCGTTGGAGTACTGTCCAGTGGAAAACACTTTCCAGGACACGGAGATACCGCCGTAGATTCCCATCATGCATTGCCGGTAATTCCCTTTTCAAGGGAACGCTTGGATAGTGTGGAACTATATCCCTATAAAAAATTAATCAAGGAAGGTCTTAGTAGTATCATGGTGGCCCATTTGGAGGTGCCGTCGATGGAACTAAAAGAAGGCTTGCCATCGTCCTTGTCAGAACAGATAATTTCTGGAATATTAAAGGAAGAAATGGGTTTTCAAGGGCTTGTCTTTACCGATGCACTTAATATGAAAGGAGCCACCAAATACGGAGTGGACGGCGAGGTAGAGCTCGCAGCGTTTATAGCGGGTAACGATATGCTCTTAATGCCAGAGAGCGTAGCGGACGCCAAAGAAAAAATTGTACAGGCTTATAATAAGGGGAAAATAAGCGAACAACGCCTAGCGCTATCCGTTAAAAAGATATTGATGGCCAAATATAAGGTTGGGCTTAACAATTATAGACCTATTCAAACAGCGAGTCTATATCAAGACTTAAATTCTTTGGAAGATGATTTGATATACGAAGAGGCAATAGAAAATGCGATTACTGTAGTAAAAAATAAATTTAACTTATTAGGAATACGAAATTTACAAAATAAAAAGATAGCCTACGTAAAATTTGGTGATGCTCCCAACGATGAATTTTTAAAGAGCTTAAAAAGATACGCGAAGGTAACGGAAGTAAACGGGGAGAATATAACGACCTTAAAGACTAAATTGGCGGACTATAATTTGGTGATTATAGGACACCATAAGAGTAATGAGAGCCCTTGGAAAGGATACAAATTTTCCAAAAAAGAGTTGGCTTGGCTACAGGAAATTTCTAATCTTAGGTCTTCTAATTTAATCCTTTGTGTTTTTGCAAAACCCTATGCACTGAAAGAAGTGGCTACCTTTCAGAATATAGATGCGGTGGTGATGTCGTATCAAAATAGTGGTTTGTCACAAAAGAAAACCGCCGAGCTGCTATTTGGGGCTATACCGGCATCCGGTAAATTGCCAGTATCAACAAATATGGAGTTTCCGGCAGGAACGGGTGTCCTATTAAAATCCTTAAAACGTTTGGGTTATAGCATACCGGAAAGAGTTGGTTTCAGTTCTTTAAAGCTGTCTAAAATAGACCAGTTAGTGCAAAATGGTCTAGATAGTTTAATGTACCCTGGAGCTCAAGTAGTGGTAGCAAGAAAAGGCAAAATTGTATATAATAAAAGTTTTGGAAAACCTACCTACAAATCCAATCGAGAGGTTAAGGAGGACGATGTTTATGATTTGGCATCTCTTACCAAAATCCTGGCCACATTGCCCATGGTCATGAAGATGGACGAAGAAAACAAAATTAGGTTAAACGATACTTTTGAAGAACTTGTTCCGGATTATTCGGATACGGAAATTAAAAATGTTACCGTGTTAAAGGCCTTATCGCATTATGGAAGATTACCGGCATGGATTCCTTTTTACGTACGAACGTTGGATAAAAAGAGACAGCCCTCAGAGGAATTTTACAGAAAAGTTCCTACACCTGGCTTTTCTTATAAGGTGGCAGAAAATTTGTATTTAACGGACGCATATAAGGATTCTATCTATAACCGAATAGGACGTCAAGACTTAAAATCCAATCGTTATAGATATAGCGACGTACCTTACTATGTAATGAAAAAATATATAGAAGATACGTATGGTCAACGTTTGGACAAACTCACGTCAGACTTTCTATACGATAAACTAGGTGCGCAACATACGAGTTATAATCCCTTAGAGAAGTTTCCTAAAAACAAAATCATTCCTTCTGAGGAGGATAAATACTATCGCTACCAAACTGTTCATGGATACGTTCATGATATGGGAGCGGCAATGCAGGGAGGTGTAGGGGGTCATGCAGGGTTATTCAGTAATGCAAATGACGTAGCGAAAATTATGCAGATGTACCTTCAGGAAGGTTATTACGGGGGATCTAGATTCTTTACTTCTAGAACCGTCAAAAAGTTCAACACCTGTTACTTTTGCGATAAAAATGTGAGACGTGGCGTAGGTTTTGATAAACCACAACTAGAGAATAGCGGCCCTACTTGCGGTTGTGTTTCAAGAAAGAGTTTTGGACATAGCGGATTTACGGGTACGTATACTTGGGCAGACCCTGAGGAGGAAATTATTTACGTTTTCCTTTCAAATAGAACTTACCCAACGGCTTCTAATACACTGTTAGTTAAATCTGGCTTAAGAACTAGAATTCAACAAGCTATTTATGATTCAATATTAAATTAA
- a CDS encoding ABC transporter ATPase, giving the protein MLVDFNMLPDSSRIWIYQASRTFKENELLEITGALDAFIQNWTAHGNDLNAGYEIRYNRFIVIALDQSSQSATGCSIDASVHFIQQLEKKYGVELLDKMNVSYKQGEFVAYKKLSDFKTMAKQKAISKNTIVFNNLVATKGEYKEHWEVPASESWHARFV; this is encoded by the coding sequence ATGCTAGTAGATTTTAATATGTTACCCGACTCTTCAAGAATATGGATATATCAGGCCAGTAGAACGTTTAAAGAAAACGAATTACTCGAAATAACAGGGGCGCTAGATGCTTTTATCCAAAATTGGACAGCACACGGTAACGATTTGAATGCAGGTTATGAAATACGGTACAATAGGTTTATCGTAATTGCCCTTGACCAGAGTTCCCAATCGGCTACAGGTTGTTCTATAGATGCCTCTGTGCATTTTATCCAGCAATTGGAAAAGAAGTATGGCGTGGAGTTATTGGACAAAATGAACGTATCCTATAAACAAGGGGAGTTTGTGGCCTATAAAAAATTATCGGATTTCAAGACCATGGCCAAACAGAAGGCCATTTCTAAAAATACTATAGTCTTCAATAATTTGGTAGCTACCAAGGGTGAATACAAAGAGCATTGGGAGGTGCCTGCTTCAGAAAGTTGGCACGCCCGTTTTGTTTAA
- a CDS encoding (Fe-S)-binding protein, which produces MSSELKVPTMAELFAAGKQPEVLFWVGCAGSFDDRAKKITKAFVKILNNAGISFAVLGTEESCTGDPAKRAGNEFLFQMQAVTNIEVMNAYGIKKVVTACPHCFNTIKNEYPGLGGSYEVVHHTQFLKSLLNDGRMVLEGGTFKGKRITFHDPCYLGRANDVYEAPRDLIRKLDAELVEMKNCKKRGLCCGAGGAQMFKEPEKGDKDVNIERTEQALETKPEIIAAGCPFCNTMMTDGVKNKEKEGEIAVMDIAELIATAQDL; this is translated from the coding sequence ATGTCGAGCGAACTAAAAGTACCCACAATGGCGGAGCTATTCGCTGCTGGTAAACAGCCAGAAGTGTTGTTTTGGGTTGGATGCGCAGGAAGTTTTGATGACAGAGCAAAGAAGATTACCAAAGCCTTTGTGAAGATATTGAATAATGCAGGTATTTCGTTTGCGGTATTGGGAACTGAGGAAAGTTGTACCGGAGACCCGGCCAAACGAGCAGGAAACGAGTTTTTGTTTCAGATGCAGGCTGTAACTAACATAGAAGTAATGAATGCCTATGGCATAAAGAAAGTGGTCACTGCTTGTCCTCATTGCTTTAATACGATCAAGAATGAATATCCCGGGCTTGGAGGATCTTATGAAGTAGTGCATCATACCCAGTTTTTAAAATCCCTTTTAAACGACGGTCGTATGGTATTGGAGGGTGGTACCTTCAAAGGAAAAAGAATCACTTTTCATGACCCATGTTATTTGGGTAGGGCAAATGATGTTTACGAAGCTCCAAGGGATTTAATACGTAAGTTGGATGCAGAACTCGTGGAAATGAAGAACTGTAAAAAACGAGGTCTTTGTTGTGGTGCCGGAGGGGCTCAGATGTTCAAGGAACCCGAAAAGGGTGATAAAGATGTTAATATCGAAAGAACGGAACAAGCTTTAGAAACAAAACCTGAAATTATAGCGGCTGGATGTCCTTTCTGTAATACGATGATGACGGACGGCGTTAAGAATAAAGAAAAGGAAGGTGAGATTGCGGTGATGGATATTGCTGAACTTATTGCCACTGCACAAGATTTATAA
- a CDS encoding (Fe-S)-binding protein, whose amino-acid sequence MEYLPNVIFAILLVFGIGYFARNVGRLKRNIFLGKDVDVSDNKPLRWKNMAKIALGQTKMVVRPIPGILHIIVYVGFVIINIEVLEIIIDGLFGTHRIFAGLGKVYDFLIASFEILALLVIIAVVVFWIRRNVIRLQRFLKPEMEGWPKKDGNLILYIEVVLMLLFLTMNAADFQLQQLGSAHYVQAGAFPVSAFIAPLFQGMSEANLIMVERIAWWLHISGILFFLNYLYYSKHLHILLAFPNTYYGKLRPKGQFKNLEAVTNEVKLMMDPSADPFATPAEDAPVPEKFGASDVKDLDWVQLLNAYTCTECGRCTSECPANQTGKKLSPRKIMMDTRDRLEEVGKNIDLNKGTFKDDGKQLLDDYITREELWACTSCNACVEACPVSIDPLSIIMDMRQYLVMEQSAAPSDLNNMMGNIENNGAPWPFNQMDRLNWSQES is encoded by the coding sequence ATGGAGTATTTACCAAATGTGATATTCGCGATTCTTCTGGTATTCGGGATAGGCTATTTTGCAAGGAATGTCGGACGGTTAAAACGCAATATTTTTCTTGGAAAGGACGTAGATGTTAGTGATAACAAACCGCTACGCTGGAAAAATATGGCAAAAATTGCATTAGGTCAAACAAAAATGGTTGTCCGTCCAATACCCGGTATTCTGCATATTATTGTTTACGTAGGATTCGTAATTATAAATATTGAAGTACTGGAAATCATCATTGATGGGCTTTTTGGAACACACAGAATATTTGCCGGTTTGGGTAAAGTCTATGATTTTCTAATCGCGTCTTTTGAAATTTTGGCCTTACTGGTAATTATTGCCGTAGTAGTTTTCTGGATACGACGAAATGTAATAAGGTTACAACGTTTTTTAAAGCCAGAAATGGAGGGATGGCCAAAAAAAGATGGTAATCTTATTCTGTACATAGAAGTGGTACTGATGCTGCTTTTTTTGACTATGAACGCGGCCGATTTTCAATTACAGCAACTTGGTTCAGCACATTATGTCCAGGCTGGGGCTTTTCCAGTAAGTGCTTTTATAGCTCCATTATTTCAGGGAATGTCGGAGGCAAACCTTATTATGGTCGAAAGAATTGCTTGGTGGTTACATATATCCGGAATTCTTTTCTTTCTTAATTATTTGTACTATTCAAAGCATCTACATATTCTATTGGCATTTCCTAATACGTATTATGGCAAACTAAGGCCTAAGGGACAATTTAAGAATTTAGAAGCTGTTACGAACGAGGTAAAACTAATGATGGATCCCTCTGCGGATCCTTTTGCAACTCCTGCAGAAGATGCTCCCGTTCCTGAGAAATTTGGAGCTTCGGATGTAAAGGATTTGGATTGGGTTCAATTGTTGAATGCGTATACCTGTACCGAGTGTGGTCGTTGTACAAGTGAGTGTCCGGCAAACCAAACAGGGAAAAAATTATCGCCTAGGAAGATAATGATGGATACTAGGGACCGTCTGGAAGAGGTTGGGAAGAATATAGATTTGAACAAAGGAACGTTCAAGGATGACGGAAAGCAACTTTTGGATGATTATATTACAAGGGAAGAACTTTGGGCTTGTACCTCATGTAATGCTTGTGTTGAAGCTTGTCCTGTGAGTATAGACCCACTTTCAATTATTATGGATATGCGACAGTATTTAGTCATGGAGCAGTCAGCAGCGCCTTCCGATTTGAACAACATGATGGGGAATATTGAAAATAATGGCGCCCCATGGCCTTTTAATCAGATGGATAGACTCAACTGGAGTCAGGAATCTTAA
- a CDS encoding MlaD family protein, which produces MKLSRELKTGVIVVGGILLFILGFSYLKSTPLFDNSRTLYAVYPNVGGLQAGTVVSINGFGVGKVNDIKFIDTQGNLLVTFTVSSEFEFSKNSRVELYDTGIIGGKGLQITPIFDSSPNATSGDTLQTDTRPGLTELAQQKLTPLFRKFESAVTDADSVLMNVNNVLDTKTKKDLQKAISGLSDLMASLNGSAQTLNSILKNNEGKLDASLTNFEALTANFAKLSDSLNNAGLARTLSSLESTVANLDKVMAKIEKGDGTLGKLMNDKELYSNLNSASRELDLLLQDFRLNPKRYVNVSVFGKKQKEYEVPEDDPAQKIEN; this is translated from the coding sequence TTGAAATTATCTAGGGAACTTAAAACTGGTGTTATCGTAGTAGGAGGCATTCTTCTATTTATTTTAGGATTCAGTTATTTGAAATCAACACCTCTTTTTGACAATAGTAGAACGCTTTACGCTGTTTATCCCAATGTAGGTGGTTTACAGGCAGGTACGGTGGTATCCATTAACGGTTTTGGCGTTGGTAAGGTCAATGACATCAAGTTCATAGATACTCAAGGCAATTTATTGGTGACGTTTACAGTGAGTAGTGAATTCGAATTTTCAAAGAATAGTAGGGTAGAGCTTTATGATACGGGAATCATTGGTGGCAAGGGGCTACAGATAACACCTATTTTCGATAGTTCTCCAAACGCTACATCAGGAGATACCCTGCAAACGGATACACGTCCAGGACTTACGGAGCTTGCTCAGCAAAAATTAACCCCCTTGTTTAGAAAATTCGAATCTGCGGTCACTGATGCTGATTCGGTATTGATGAACGTGAACAATGTCTTGGACACCAAAACGAAGAAAGACCTTCAGAAAGCAATAAGCGGATTAAGTGACCTTATGGCCAGCCTAAATGGTAGTGCACAGACCTTGAATTCCATCTTAAAAAACAACGAAGGTAAACTAGATGCCTCGCTAACAAATTTTGAGGCCCTTACCGCTAATTTTGCCAAACTATCCGATTCCCTAAATAATGCCGGTTTAGCAAGGACACTATCGAGTCTAGAATCAACGGTAGCCAATTTGGATAAAGTGATGGCTAAAATAGAAAAGGGAGATGGTACTTTGGGCAAATTAATGAACGATAAGGAATTATACTCAAACCTAAATAGTGCCTCACGAGAACTAGATTTGCTACTGCAAGATTTTAGGCTAAATCCCAAGCGCTATGTGAACGTATCGGTATTCGGCAAGAAACAGAAAGAATACGAAGTTCCTGAGGACGATCCAGCTCAAAAAATAGAAAACTAA
- a CDS encoding N-acetylmuramoyl-L-alanine amidase: MKIKQLSTLFLIVVFLLVSSFHNPGHATRTDDPFVVVLDAGHGGHDPGNLGNGYLEKDIALNIVLKVGEILSTNKDIKVIYTRKDDTFIDLFVRGEVANKANADLFVSVHCDSHSSDAHGAGTFVLGLHANKQNFEIAKKENSVIYLEDNYETRYADYDINSPESVIGLTIMQEEFLDQSIALAKIIQDNFSKKLKRTDRKVKQAGFIVLHQTFMPSVLVETGFLTNKDEGAYLNSKKGQEEMGTAIANAILNYKEQTQNNVAPSIIAKQTTIAEDKPATEVAVKQEEIAAQVKEETQIKKAEEPAPSQANEVTEVVGEVKEVKPEMPTPVIANKETSKDPKEVVSEKRGTTVVFKVQLMASGKNLDLIPANFNGLGRLSKEPYKNLYRYLYGETASHREAEMLKSNAAIKGYPSAYIVAYKDGERISVQEALKQVAQ, encoded by the coding sequence ATGAAAATTAAACAGCTATCTACCTTATTTCTTATCGTAGTTTTCTTACTTGTATCTTCATTTCATAACCCAGGGCACGCCACCAGAACTGATGATCCTTTTGTGGTCGTTTTAGATGCGGGACACGGAGGTCATGATCCAGGTAATCTGGGTAATGGATACTTAGAAAAGGATATTGCGCTCAACATAGTCCTGAAAGTCGGTGAAATTTTGAGTACCAATAAGGACATAAAAGTAATTTATACCAGAAAGGACGATACCTTTATTGACTTATTTGTTAGAGGTGAGGTTGCCAATAAGGCCAATGCAGACCTTTTTGTATCCGTGCATTGTGATTCGCATTCGTCCGATGCTCATGGAGCGGGAACATTTGTGCTGGGATTACATGCCAACAAACAGAATTTTGAGATTGCCAAAAAGGAAAATTCGGTAATCTATTTAGAGGACAATTACGAAACTAGATACGCGGATTATGATATTAACTCACCAGAGTCGGTCATTGGTCTAACCATAATGCAAGAAGAGTTCTTGGACCAGAGTATAGCGTTGGCTAAAATTATCCAAGACAACTTCTCAAAAAAATTGAAAAGGACCGATAGGAAAGTAAAGCAAGCTGGTTTTATAGTTCTGCACCAGACTTTTATGCCAAGTGTACTAGTAGAAACAGGCTTTCTGACCAATAAGGATGAGGGTGCTTATCTGAACTCTAAAAAAGGGCAAGAAGAAATGGGAACGGCAATTGCCAATGCTATATTAAATTATAAAGAGCAAACGCAAAACAATGTGGCACCTAGCATTATTGCGAAACAAACGACTATTGCAGAGGATAAACCTGCTACCGAAGTAGCTGTCAAGCAAGAAGAAATAGCTGCCCAGGTAAAAGAGGAGACCCAAATTAAAAAAGCAGAAGAGCCTGCGCCATCACAAGCGAACGAAGTAACCGAGGTAGTCGGCGAAGTCAAAGAGGTAAAACCAGAAATGCCTACTCCCGTCATTGCTAATAAAGAGACGTCAAAAGACCCAAAAGAAGTAGTTTCTGAAAAGCGGGGCACAACTGTAGTTTTTAAAGTTCAGTTAATGGCGAGTGGAAAGAACCTTGACCTAATCCCGGCTAATTTTAATGGACTCGGTAGGCTTTCTAAAGAGCCATATAAGAATTTATACAGGTATCTATATGGTGAGACCGCTTCTCATAGAGAAGCAGAAATGCTGAAGTCTAATGCTGCAATTAAAGGGTATCCAAGTGCTTACATAGTTGCTTATAAGGACGGCGAGCGAATTTCAGTTCAAGAGGCGTTGAAACAGGTTGCACAATAA